The bacterium genome window below encodes:
- a CDS encoding (2Fe-2S) ferredoxin domain-containing protein encodes MSKLTKDKLSEYEKKETKARKKNVIKVGMSTCGVAAGAQEVFEVLKNTVRQRNLDIDVQKCGCGGKCYAEPMVEVSIENFPVVVYGNVDKNFAVSIIDRHIINKELLNDHIYDIFEENGDKI; translated from the coding sequence ATGTCAAAACTCACAAAAGATAAGTTGAGCGAGTACGAAAAAAAGGAAACAAAAGCAAGAAAAAAGAATGTAATTAAGGTAGGTATGAGCACTTGTGGTGTTGCTGCTGGCGCTCAAGAGGTTTTTGAAGTTCTAAAAAACACAGTTAGACAAAGAAATCTTGATATAGATGTTCAAAAATGTGGATGTGGCGGTAAGTGTTACGCTGAACCTATGGTAGAGGTTTCAATAGAGAATTTTCCTGTTGTGGTGTACGGGAATGTAGATAAGAATTTTGCTGTTTCTATAATAGATAGACATATAATTAATAAAGAACTTTTAAACGACCATATATACGATATATTTGAAGAGAACGGAGATAAAATATGA